A section of the Phacochoerus africanus isolate WHEZ1 chromosome 4, ROS_Pafr_v1, whole genome shotgun sequence genome encodes:
- the COLGALT1 gene encoding procollagen galactosyltransferase 1 — translation MAAAPRVCRRHRPPLLALLLLLLLALSPPGGPPGAAAYFPEERWSPESPLQAPRVLIALLARNAAHALPSTLGALERLRHPRERTALWVATDHNSDNTSAVLREWLVAVKSLYHSVEWRPAEEPRSYPDEEGPKHWSDSRYEHVMKLRQAALKSARDMWADYILFVDADNLILNPDTLSLLIAENKTVVAPMLDSRAAYSNFWCGMTSQGYYKRTPAYIPIRKRDRQGCFAVPMVHSTFLIDLRKAASRNLAFYPPHPDYTWSFDDIIVFAFSCKQAEVQMYVCNKEVYGFLPVPLRSHSSLQDEAESFMHVQLEVMVKHPPAEPSQFISVPTKKPDKMGFDEVFMINLKRRQDRRDRMLRALQEQEIESRLVEAVDGKAMNTSQVEALGIQMLPGYRDPYHGRPLTKGELGCFLSHYNIWKEVVDRGLQKSLVFEDDLRFEIFFKRRLMNLMRDVEREGLDWDLIYVGRKRMQVEHPEKAVPRVRNLVEADYSYWTLAYVISLQGARKLLAARPLSKMLPVDEFLPVMFDKHPVSEYKAHFSPRNLRAFSVEPLLIYPTHYTGDDGYVSDTETSVVWNNEHVKTDWDRAKSQKMREQQALSREAKNSDVLQSPLDSAARDEL, via the exons ATGGCGGCGGCCCCACGCGTGTGCCGGCGACACCGGCCGCCGCTCCTGgcgctgctgctcctgctgctgttGGCGCTGTCACCTCCGGGGGGTCCGCCGGGCGCCGCCGCCTACTTCCCAGAGGAGCGCTGGAGCCCGGAGTCGCCGCTGCAGGCGCCGCGTGTGCTCATCGCGCTGCTGGCGCGCAACGCGGCCCACGCGTTGCCCTCCACGCTGGGGGCTCTGGAGCGGCTGCGGCACCCGCGGGAGCGCACGGCGCTGTG GGTAGCCACAGACCACAACTCCGACAACACGTCAGCTGTGCTTCGGGAATGGTTGGTGGCCGTGAAAAGTTTGTACCACTCTGTAGAGTGGCGGCCAGCAGAGGAGCCCAG GTCCTACCCAGACGAGGAGGGTCCCAAACACTGGTCTGACTCACGCTATGAGCATGTCATGAAGTTGCGCCAGGCAGCCCTGAAATCAGCCCGGGACATGTGGGCTGACTACATTCTG TTTGTAGATGCAGACAACCTGATCCTCAACCCTGACACGCTGAGCCTGCTCATTGCTGAGAACAAGACGGTGGTGGCCCCCATGCTGGATTCCCGGGCCGCGTACTCCAACTTCTGGTGTGGGATGACTTCCCAG GGCTACTACAAGCGCACGCCTGCTTACATCCCCATCCGCAAGCGGGACCGCCAGGGCTGCTTTGCAGTCCCCATGGTGCATTCGACCTTCCTGATCGACCTGCGGAAGGCGGCATCCAGGAACTTGGCGTTCTACCCTCCCCACCCTGACTACACCTGGTCCTTCGATGACATCATTGTTTTTGCCTTCTCCTGCAAGCAGGCAG AAGTCCAGATGTATGTCTGCAACAAGGAGGTATACGGCTTCCTGCCGGTGCCACTGCGGTCACACAGCAGCCTCCAGGACGAGGCTGAGAGCTTCATGCACGTGCAGCTGGAGGTCATGG TGAAACACCCGCCAGCGGAGCCCTCGCAGTTTATCTCAGTCCCCACGAAGAAGCCAGACAAGATGGGCTTTGATGAG GTCTTCATGATCAATCTGAAGCGGCGCCAGGACCGGCGGGATCGCATGCTGCGGGCGCTGCAGGAGCAGGAGATAGAGTCCCGGCTGGTGGAGGCTGTGGACGGCAA AGCCATGAACACGAGCCAGGTGGAGGCGCTGGGCATCCAGATGCTGCCTGGCTACCGGGACCCCTACCATGGAAGGCCCCTCACCAAGGGCGAACTGGGCTGCTTCCTCAGCCACTATAACATCTGGAAGGAG GTTGTGGACCGTGGGCTGCAGAAATCACTCGTGTTTGAGGACGACCTGCGCTTTGAGATTTTCTTCAAGAGGCGCCTGATGAACCTTATGCGGGATGTGGAGCGGGAGGGCCTGGACTGGGACCTCAT CTATGTGGGCCGGAAGCGGATGCAGGTGGAGCACCCGGAGAAGGCTGTGCCCCGTGTGAGGAATCTGGTGGAGGCCGACTACTCGTACTGGACCCTGGCCTACGTGATCTCCCTGCAAGGCGCCCGCAAGCTGCTGGCCGCCCGGCCGCTCTCCAAGATGCTGCCCGTGGATGAGTTCTTGCCGGTCATGTTTGACAAGCACCCAGT GTCGGAGTACAAGGCCCACTTCTCACCCCGAAACCTGCGCGCCTTCTCCGTGGAGCCCCTGCTCATCTACCCGACGCACTACACAGGGGACGACGGGTACGTCAGCGACACAGAGACCTCGGTTGTG